The Panicum virgatum strain AP13 chromosome 5K, P.virgatum_v5, whole genome shotgun sequence genome has a window encoding:
- the LOC120710655 gene encoding WW domain-binding protein 11-like, translating into MAARSKAVLFATLLAVAALSAAAALDDYDQHVYRRCYRSCVRRCDDDYDDDDDDALKNGVSPLRAAVSDDPDHSDRGHVHDLDDDWDDDDDDWDDDDDDDDDDDDDDDDECRVSCRDDCTEYVPGVCYHHCVSHSCFFLPPYSFRRVACFRGCGHRCYHHGHHHHHHHHDDDDDGDDDKPSPPQPGPKPTPPKPRPAPVPPSPESKPPVAVPKPGTPPPTPAPAPRTPKPPTSTPRTPKPPSRGPRTPKPPVPRPTTPKPPVPNPGPRPSESQQPPPVNN; encoded by the exons ATGGCGGCGCGCTCCAAGGCGGTGCTGTTCGCCACCCTCCTGGCCGTCGCcgcgctctccgccgccgcggcgctggaCGACTACGACCAACACGTGTACCGCCGGTGCTACAGGTCCTGCGTGAGGAGATGCGACGACGActacgacgatgatgacgacgacgcctTGAAGAATGGCGTCAgtcccctccgcgccgccgtgtcCGACGACCCCGACCACAGTGATCGCGGCCATGTCCACGATCTTGACGACGACTGggatgacgatgacgacgactgggacgatgacgatgacgacgacgacgacgatgacgatgatgacgatgacgagTGCCGGGTGAGTTGCAGGGATGACTGCACCGAATACGTGCCCGGCGTCTGCTACCACCACTGCGTCTCCCACTCCTGCTTCTTCCTGCCACCGT ATAGCTTCCGGAGAGTGGCATGCTTCAGGGGATGCGGCCACAGATGCTACCACCACggccaccaccatcaccaccatcaccatgacgatgacgacgacggtgACGATGACAAGCCAAGCCCTCCCCAACCTGGGCCGAAGCCGACACCGCCCAAGCCACGACCGGCCCCCGTGCCGCCGAGCCCTGAGTCAAAGCCACCGGTGGCCGTGCCCAAAccgggaacgccgccgcccacgccggcaccggcaccaAGGACTCCGAAGCCGCCAACGTCAACTCCGAGGACGCCCAAGCCGCCGTCGCGCGGACCGAGGACGCCGAAGCCGCCGGTGCCGAGGCCGACGACGCCCAAGCCACCAGTGCCCAATCCAGGTCCGAGACCATCAGaatcgcagcagccgccgcccgtCAACAATTGA